A region of the Myxococcus stipitatus DSM 14675 genome:
CCTCCGCCGTGTCGGCGTGCACGCGCACCTCATCGCGGTTCACCATCTCCACGACGATGTCGAACGTGGGCGGCGCCTTGCGCTCGCTCACCGTCTTCTGCGTGCGCCGCCGCCGGGCCTCGTCATCGCTCAGCGTCACCGTGTGGACACCGCCCACCAGGTCCGAGAGCGTGGGGTTCAGCACCAGGTTCTCCAGCGTGTTGCCGTGCGCCGTCGCCACCAACTGCACACCGCGCTCGGCAATCGTCCGGGCCGCGGCGGCCTCCGCCGACGTGCCAATCTCGTCGACGATGATGGCCTCCGGCATGTGGTTCTCGACCGCTTCAATCATCACGTCGTGCTGACGGTCCGGTCGCGACACCTGCATCCGCCGAGCCCCACCGATGCCCGGGTGCGGCACGTCCCCATCCCCGCCAATCTCGTTCGAGGTGTCGACGACCATCACCCGCTTGCCCAGGTCATCCGCGAGCACCCGCGCGACCTCGCGCAGCTTCGTCGTCTTCCCCACGCCCGGCCGCCCCAGCAGCAGCACGTTGCGCCCCGAGCCGATGAGGTCCTTCAGCATGTCGATGGTGCCGTAGACCGCGCGCCCCACCCGCAGCGTCAACCCCACCACCTGCCCTCGCCGGTTCCGAATCGCGGACACCCGGTGCAGCGTCCGCTCGATGCCCGCCCGATTGTCCTCTCCCGGAGGCCCCACCTGCGCCATCACCTGCGCCAGGTCCTCCGGTCCCACGGGAGACTCGCGCAGCGTCACCACGCGGTCCACGAGCCGGGCCTCCGGCACGCGCCCCAGGTCCAGCACCACCTCCAGCACCTGCTCGGGGGCAAGCGCCCGGACCACCGCTCGCAGCTCCTCCGGCAGCACCTCCACCCAGAGGCGGAAGTCGTCAGCAGCGGCGGCATCGACACGCGATGAGGTCATGACACCCCTCCTCTACCGGAGGCCCGAGGCCGCTTCCATGCCTCCTCCGCGCAACCTGCTTCCTTTCCCTCACGCTCGGCCTCTCGCTCCCACCTGGCCTGCCCACGCAAGGCACGCGACTTCACCCCCGCAGCCTCGCACCACCCACGCGAGGGCACGCCGCACCCGTTCCACTCGCCTCCAGGGAGTCCCCCCGTTCACTGTCCATCGCCCGGCGTTGGTGAGCGTCTTGCTTCGTCCCCCCAGCGGCGGAGTGAAAGGGGGAGGACGCGGTGACTTCCAGGCTTCACGAACGAAGGCGCTGGCTGGGGCTCGCGGGCACGGGCTGCCTGCTGCTGCTCGCCGGCTGCAAGGGTGACTCGCCTCCCTCCGCGCGCGTCCTGCCCGACACACCCCGCGACGACCCGCCCGTCCAGGTCACCGGTTGCGAGAGCCCCTCCACCGACCCGGGCCGCGTCACCCTCCACCGACTCAACCGCGCGGAATACGACGCCACCGTGCGCGACCTCCTGGGCGACACCACGCGCCCCGCGCGCGCGTTCCCCGTGGATGACCACGGCTATGGCTTCGACAACAACGCGGACGTCCTCAGCCTGTCCCCCTTGCTGATGGAGAAGTACGCCTCCGCCGCCGAAGCGCTCATCGAGAGCGCGTGGACACGAGGCACCCTGCGCACCTGCGCGCTCGACCCCACCACCCCCGAACCCTGCGCACGCGACATCCTCTCCCGCTTCGCGCGCCGCGCCTGGCGCCGCCCCGTCACCGCCGAGGAGGTGGACCGGCTGCTGCGTCCGCTCGCGCTCGCGAAGCAGCACGGAGACCCACCCGAGGCGGGCGTGAAGCTGGCCCTGCGCTCGGTGCTCGTCTCGCCGCACTTCCTCTTCCGCGTGGAGACGGACCCCGAGCCCGCCTCCAAGACACCCCACAAGGTCAGCGCGTTCGAGTTGGCCAGCCGCCTCTCCTACTTCCTCTGGAGCAGCATGCCCGACGAGGCGCTCCTCCAGGCCGCCGAGCAGGACAAGCTGCGCACGCCCCAGGAGTTGGAGGCGCAGGTGCGCCGGATGCTCGCGGACCCGAAGGCCCAGGCCCTGGTGAGCAACTTCGCCGGACAGTGGCTCTTCACCCGCGCGCTCGACTCCGCGGAGCCGGACCCCACGCTCTACGGCGCCTTCAACGACACGCTGCGAAGGGCCATGCGCCAGGAGACCGAGCTCGTCTTCCAGGAGTTCCTCACCGGCGACTACAAGCTGAGGGACCTGCTGGATGCGCCCTTCACCTTCGTGAACGACGCGCTCGCCGCGCACTACGGGCTGCCGCTGCCCGGGAGCACCACGCCCCAGCGCGTGGACCTGACCGGGCACCCCGAGCGCCGAGGCATCTTCGGCCATGGCTCGCTGCTCACCGTCACGTCCAACTCCGACCGCACCTCGCCCGTGCAGCGCGGCGTCTGGGTGTTGGAGCAGCTGCTGTGCTCGGCGCCTCCGCCGCCCCCGCCCAACGTGGAGGGGCTGCCGCCACCGGTGAATCCCGACATGACGATGAAGGAGCGCATGGCGCTGCACCGCAGCCTGCCGCAGTGCCAGGGCTGTCACCGGATGATGGACCCGTTGGGGCTCGCGCTGGAGAACTACGACCCCATCGGCCGCTGGCGCCTGAAGGAGGTCAGCGGCGCGCCCGTGGACGCGACGGGAGACCTGCCCGACGGCAACGTCCTCAACGGCGGCGCGGACATGCGGCGCTTCGTGAAGGCGGACCCGAAGCTGCCCGAGTGCATGACCGAGCATCTGCTCACCTACGCGCTGGGCCGAGGCACCTCCGACGCGGACGCGTGCGCGGTGCGGCTCATCGCGGCCTCGGCGGAGGCTCGGGGCGGACGGCTCAGCGACTACATCCTCGCCATCGTCCTCAGCGACCACTTCACCTCCCGGCGAGGTGACACGGAGGCAGCATCCCCATGAGCAGGAAGCCTTCCCTCTCCCGACGCACGGTGCTGCGCGGCGCGGGCGCGCTCCTGGCGCTGCCCTGGCTGGAGCGGATGCTCCCCGGCACCGCCCGAGCCGCGGCCCCCGCGCCCTCGCCCAAGCGCCTGGCTGTGTTCTACGTGCCCAATGGCATCCACATGCCCAAGTGGACCCCCACCGGCACGGGCGCGGCCTGGGAATTGACGCCGACGCTCCAGCCGCTCGCCCCGGTGAAGAGCGACGTGCTCGTCATCAGCGGGCTCGCCAACGACGCGGGCCGGCCGGATGGAGACGGCCACCACGCCGCGGGCACCGCCGCGCTGCTGTCCTGCACCAAGGCCTTCAAGACGGAGGGCACCGACCTGCGCGCGGGCATCTCCATGGACCAGGTCATCGCCAACCACCTGGCCCGGCAGAAGGCCACGCGCTTCGCCTCGCTGGAGCTGGGCATCGACGCGGGCCGAGGCATCGGCAACTGCGACTCCGGCTACGCGTGCCCCTACGCGAACAACATCGCCTGGGCGGGGCCGCACACGCCCATGGCCAAGGAAGTGGTGCCCCAGGCCGTCTTCGACCGGCTCTTCGGCGGCACCCACTCCGGGGAGACGCAGGCCCAGGCCGCCAGGCGCCGCGCCTACGGCCTGAGCATCATCGACTCCGTCCGGGAGGACGCCACCGGGCTCCAGCGGAAGCTGGGCACGACGGACCGGCGCAAGCTCGACGAGTACTTCACCAGCGTCCGGGACCTGGAGAAGCAGGTGGATGCCATGGGGGTCCCCACCTCCGCGTGCGGGACCCCCACCGCGCCGGGAAGCGATGAGGACCCTCGCGCCAAGACGAAGGCGATGATGGACCTCATCGTCCTCGCCTTCCAATGCGACCTCACCCGCGTGGTGACCTTCATGCTGGCCAACGCGCGCAGCAACAAGGTGTATGGCTTCCTGGGCCTCAGCGGCGGACACCACGCGTACTCCCACCACCAGCACGTCCAGTCCAACTTCGACGCGCTCGCGCGCATCGACCGCTGGGAGGTGGAGCAGTACGCCTACCTCGTGCGTCGCCTGAAGGAAGTGAAGGATGGGCAGGGCGTGCCGCTGCTCGACAACGCGTTGGTCTACTTCACGAGCGAAATCGAGGACGGCAACGGGCACATCCACAAGAACCTGCCCGTGCTGCTCTCGGGCAAGGGCGGCGGCGCCCTGGTCACGGACCGCCACCTGCGCGCGCCCGGGGTCCCCATCGCGAACCTCTACATCTCGCTGATGCGGGCCATGGGCGTCCCCAACGTCAACACGTTCGGTGCGGATGGCACCCGGGAGCTCTCCGGGCTCCTCGTCGGTGGGTAGGGGCCGACCTCGACAGGCGGGCATGCGCGCGTGGGCGTCCTGTCGCATCATCGCGGGCATGCGTTTGCCTTCCGTCGCGCTTCGCACGCCGCTGCTCGTCCTCCTCGTTCTTCCCCTGGGCTGTGTCTCTCCCTCGAAGTCGGCTCAACGCAAGCCCGCCCCTTCGTCCCAACGCTCAACCACCGCCTCCGCGCAGCGCGCTCCGACTCCGGCGCGCGCCGCGCCTCCCGAGCCTCGCGCCGCCCCTGCCTCCTCCGCCAAGGACTTCGCGCTCGAGATGGTGCAGGCGCACAACGAAGCGCGCCGGGAGGCGAGGCCCACGCCCAAGCCGCCCCTGCCCCCGCTGGTCTGGTCCGACGCGGCCGCGCGACAGGCCGCGTCCTGGGCCAAGGCGTGCAAGTTCGAGCACAACCCGAACCGAGGTGACCTGGGAGAGAACCTGGCCGCCGCCACGC
Encoded here:
- a CDS encoding CAP domain-containing protein, with translation MRAWASCRIIAGMRLPSVALRTPLLVLLVLPLGCVSPSKSAQRKPAPSSQRSTTASAQRAPTPARAAPPEPRAAPASSAKDFALEMVQAHNEARREARPTPKPPLPPLVWSDAAARQAASWAKACKFEHNPNRGDLGENLAAATPDMWGTAQVVKSWADEASDYDHTRNTCRKGKVCGHYTQVVWRKTTGVGCATVLCKKNSPFGASFPTWQLWVCNYTPPGNFVGQRPY
- a CDS encoding R3H domain-containing nucleic acid-binding protein; amino-acid sequence: MTSSRVDAAAADDFRLWVEVLPEELRAVVRALAPEQVLEVVLDLGRVPEARLVDRVVTLRESPVGPEDLAQVMAQVGPPGEDNRAGIERTLHRVSAIRNRRGQVVGLTLRVGRAVYGTIDMLKDLIGSGRNVLLLGRPGVGKTTKLREVARVLADDLGKRVMVVDTSNEIGGDGDVPHPGIGGARRMQVSRPDRQHDVMIEAVENHMPEAIIVDEIGTSAEAAAARTIAERGVQLVATAHGNTLENLVLNPTLSDLVGGVHTVTLSDDEARRRRTQKTVSERKAPPTFDIVVEMVNRDEVRVHADTAEAVDRLLAGKEVGGERRWRDPASGQVEVAPVPVRSTRPVATESRGARAMRSVEGEDATGAEPGTRLDMEVPVTEARRAGERPPVPVETVAPAAPVSAASTAAEPRASRFGARPSSEASPDAAPSEDLRGLTRIYAHAVSRDLLQKVLRELPVEARLVSRMESADLVVTVRSKANDPRMRRVVAKTGARVESVKRSSTAELRRALKGFFNVLEGVDEEEVREAVAEAEHAVQRALSEGISISLAPRQPRLRKLQHRLVSRYPLEAVSHGSEPSRHLVIYPLGAEVEAALAKEDVEGSA
- a CDS encoding DUF1552 domain-containing protein, with the protein product MSRKPSLSRRTVLRGAGALLALPWLERMLPGTARAAAPAPSPKRLAVFYVPNGIHMPKWTPTGTGAAWELTPTLQPLAPVKSDVLVISGLANDAGRPDGDGHHAAGTAALLSCTKAFKTEGTDLRAGISMDQVIANHLARQKATRFASLELGIDAGRGIGNCDSGYACPYANNIAWAGPHTPMAKEVVPQAVFDRLFGGTHSGETQAQAARRRAYGLSIIDSVREDATGLQRKLGTTDRRKLDEYFTSVRDLEKQVDAMGVPTSACGTPTAPGSDEDPRAKTKAMMDLIVLAFQCDLTRVVTFMLANARSNKVYGFLGLSGGHHAYSHHQHVQSNFDALARIDRWEVEQYAYLVRRLKEVKDGQGVPLLDNALVYFTSEIEDGNGHIHKNLPVLLSGKGGGALVTDRHLRAPGVPIANLYISLMRAMGVPNVNTFGADGTRELSGLLVGG
- a CDS encoding DUF1592 domain-containing protein, producing MTSRLHERRRWLGLAGTGCLLLLAGCKGDSPPSARVLPDTPRDDPPVQVTGCESPSTDPGRVTLHRLNRAEYDATVRDLLGDTTRPARAFPVDDHGYGFDNNADVLSLSPLLMEKYASAAEALIESAWTRGTLRTCALDPTTPEPCARDILSRFARRAWRRPVTAEEVDRLLRPLALAKQHGDPPEAGVKLALRSVLVSPHFLFRVETDPEPASKTPHKVSAFELASRLSYFLWSSMPDEALLQAAEQDKLRTPQELEAQVRRMLADPKAQALVSNFAGQWLFTRALDSAEPDPTLYGAFNDTLRRAMRQETELVFQEFLTGDYKLRDLLDAPFTFVNDALAAHYGLPLPGSTTPQRVDLTGHPERRGIFGHGSLLTVTSNSDRTSPVQRGVWVLEQLLCSAPPPPPPNVEGLPPPVNPDMTMKERMALHRSLPQCQGCHRMMDPLGLALENYDPIGRWRLKEVSGAPVDATGDLPDGNVLNGGADMRRFVKADPKLPECMTEHLLTYALGRGTSDADACAVRLIAASAEARGGRLSDYILAIVLSDHFTSRRGDTEAASP